From a region of the Corallococcus coralloides DSM 2259 genome:
- the ligD gene encoding DNA ligase D, with the protein MKTSDTQRRLRRYRTKRDFHLTPEPSPDAKAPKSSAPVFVIHKHDATRLHYDLRLEIGGVLVSWAIPKGPSHDPSVKRLAVQTEDHPRSYADFEGHIPDDQYGGGDSLLWESGTFEVVPPGDAEAQLKRGHLEVVLHGAKLKGRWHLIRTRPRGGKAQWLFFKAKDDYAKAGYDVTVERPESVKSGQVETQGPRKPGVLRNKKPAAPVRKAAKKPARLPSTPEKLLERVWPPMLARLAVSDEVHDETHAYEVKYDGFRAVCALTHGKIAFQSRRGNDLSGRFARLTAALRELPAKDVVVDGEIVALDAKGRSRFQILQNTEEGAEQRFMVFDLLWLDGEDLRELPYEERRARLEKLMAGAQLPLQLSEKVDLPLSRGLLEARRKGWEGLIAKRKDSPYTGTRSGDWLKLKVVAGQEVVILGYLPIKNAKAKSEIGALRVGVRGKEGFHDVGKVGTGYTSKDRRELRWLLDATRVKKPAAVDAPTNTDTVWVKPKYVAQVNFTEWTKDGRLRHPVFQGLRSDKVPQEVVREHPAPIEGAARRGSRRAPVQAAARTAKAPAVKTPRGKSRHAPEVVLTHGDRVLFPQAGLTKADVFAYYEQAAPLLLPVLADRPLAHQQWPGGIQAPGFFRHELSGIPAWMPTLRVRHEDKTLRHVNVKDTSALLWLANQSALTLHMWLSHAPRLAQPDFVVFDLDPGEGGWKDVVKVATLLHARLDELGLKSFPKTSGKRGLHVLVPLAPGHTYARTQAFADARARELEEELGDIATTERSIRERGGRLYIDAGQNARGKTVVAPYSLRAVEGAPFSAPLEWSEVNSRLDPHRFRLKTLKKRLDAVGDLFAPVLRVKQVLPDE; encoded by the coding sequence GTGAAGACCTCCGACACCCAGAGGCGGCTGCGCCGCTACCGGACGAAGCGCGACTTCCACCTCACGCCCGAACCGTCGCCGGACGCGAAGGCCCCGAAGTCGAGCGCGCCCGTCTTCGTCATCCACAAGCATGACGCCACGCGGCTGCACTACGACCTGCGCCTGGAGATTGGCGGCGTGCTGGTGAGCTGGGCCATTCCCAAGGGCCCCAGCCACGACCCTTCCGTGAAGCGGCTCGCGGTCCAGACGGAGGACCACCCGCGCTCCTACGCGGACTTCGAGGGCCACATCCCGGATGACCAGTACGGCGGCGGGGATTCGCTGCTCTGGGAGTCCGGAACCTTCGAGGTCGTGCCTCCCGGCGACGCCGAGGCGCAGCTGAAGCGCGGGCACCTGGAGGTCGTGCTGCACGGCGCGAAGCTCAAGGGGCGCTGGCACCTCATCCGCACGCGTCCGCGCGGTGGCAAGGCGCAGTGGCTCTTCTTCAAGGCGAAGGACGACTACGCCAAGGCCGGCTACGACGTCACCGTGGAGCGCCCCGAGTCCGTGAAGAGCGGACAGGTGGAGACGCAAGGGCCTCGCAAGCCCGGCGTGCTGCGCAACAAGAAGCCCGCGGCGCCCGTGCGCAAGGCCGCGAAGAAGCCGGCCCGTCTCCCCTCGACGCCGGAGAAGCTGCTGGAGCGCGTGTGGCCGCCCATGCTGGCGCGGCTGGCCGTGTCCGACGAGGTGCACGACGAAACGCACGCCTACGAGGTGAAGTACGACGGCTTCCGCGCCGTGTGCGCGCTCACGCACGGAAAAATCGCCTTCCAGAGCCGCCGGGGCAACGACCTGTCGGGCCGCTTCGCCCGGCTCACCGCCGCGCTGCGGGAGCTGCCCGCGAAGGACGTCGTCGTGGACGGAGAGATTGTCGCGCTCGACGCGAAGGGCCGCTCGCGCTTCCAGATTCTCCAGAACACGGAAGAGGGCGCGGAGCAGCGCTTCATGGTGTTCGATCTGCTGTGGCTGGACGGCGAGGACCTGCGCGAGCTTCCCTACGAGGAGCGCCGCGCGCGGCTGGAGAAGCTGATGGCCGGGGCGCAGCTGCCCCTGCAGCTCTCCGAGAAGGTGGACCTGCCGCTGTCGCGGGGCCTGCTGGAGGCCCGGCGCAAGGGGTGGGAGGGGCTCATCGCCAAGCGCAAGGACTCGCCGTACACGGGCACGCGCTCCGGGGACTGGCTGAAGCTGAAGGTGGTCGCGGGCCAGGAGGTCGTCATCCTGGGCTACCTGCCCATCAAGAACGCGAAGGCGAAGTCGGAGATTGGCGCGCTGCGCGTGGGCGTGCGCGGCAAGGAAGGCTTCCACGACGTGGGCAAGGTGGGCACGGGCTACACGTCAAAGGACCGCCGCGAGCTGCGCTGGCTGCTGGACGCCACGCGCGTGAAGAAGCCCGCCGCCGTGGACGCGCCCACGAACACGGACACCGTCTGGGTGAAGCCGAAGTACGTGGCCCAGGTGAACTTCACCGAATGGACCAAGGACGGCCGCCTGCGCCACCCCGTGTTCCAGGGCCTGCGCAGCGACAAGGTGCCGCAGGAGGTCGTGCGCGAACACCCCGCCCCCATCGAAGGCGCCGCACGCCGGGGCTCGCGGCGCGCGCCGGTGCAGGCCGCCGCCCGCACCGCGAAGGCGCCCGCCGTGAAGACGCCGCGCGGGAAGTCCCGGCACGCGCCGGAGGTGGTCCTCACGCACGGCGACCGCGTGCTGTTCCCCCAAGCCGGCCTGACGAAGGCGGACGTGTTCGCGTACTACGAGCAGGCAGCGCCGCTGCTATTGCCCGTGCTCGCGGACCGGCCCCTGGCCCATCAGCAGTGGCCCGGGGGCATCCAGGCCCCGGGCTTCTTCCGGCACGAGCTGTCCGGCATCCCCGCGTGGATGCCCACGTTGCGCGTGCGCCACGAGGACAAGACGCTGCGCCACGTGAACGTGAAGGACACGTCCGCGCTCCTGTGGCTCGCCAACCAGTCCGCGCTCACGCTGCACATGTGGCTGTCCCACGCGCCCCGGCTGGCGCAGCCGGACTTCGTGGTGTTCGACCTGGACCCTGGCGAGGGCGGCTGGAAGGACGTGGTGAAGGTGGCCACCCTGCTGCACGCGCGCCTGGACGAGCTGGGGCTCAAGTCCTTCCCGAAGACCTCCGGCAAGCGCGGCCTGCACGTGCTGGTGCCCCTGGCGCCGGGCCACACCTACGCGCGCACCCAGGCGTTCGCGGACGCGCGGGCGCGTGAGCTGGAGGAGGAGCTGGGCGACATCGCCACCACGGAGCGCTCCATCCGCGAGCGCGGCGGGCGGCTCTACATCGACGCGGGCCAGAACGCGCGCGGCAAGACGGTGGTGGCGCCCTACTCCCTGCGCGCCGTGGAGGGCGCGCCCTTCTCCGCGCCGCTCGAATGGAGCGAGGTGAACAGCCGCCTGGACCCGCACCGCTTCCGCCTGAAGACGCTGAAGAAGCGCCTGGATGCCGTGGGGGACCTGTTCGCGCCCGTGCTCCGGGTGAAGCAGGTGCTGCCAGACGAGTGA
- a CDS encoding ferritin-like domain-containing protein produces MADKSEVARLHSLAQLDADAVGAYDVAIARIGPALVRERLNSFRADHLRHVQDLNALIQHFGGEPVTLRPDLKGSAMKGLTAMTGLMGTEATLWAMLGNEELFDRAYELALQFEWTPEVKVLIRQHREDERRHGTWIRDAVRTRPWADSRLPFMGDLAEMGA; encoded by the coding sequence ATGGCCGACAAGTCCGAAGTGGCTCGCCTGCACAGCCTGGCCCAGCTCGATGCCGACGCCGTGGGCGCGTATGACGTGGCCATCGCTCGCATCGGGCCCGCCCTGGTGCGCGAGCGCCTCAACAGCTTCCGCGCGGACCACCTGCGCCACGTGCAGGACCTCAACGCGCTCATCCAGCACTTCGGGGGCGAGCCGGTGACGCTGCGCCCGGACCTGAAGGGCTCCGCGATGAAGGGCCTGACGGCCATGACGGGGCTGATGGGGACGGAGGCCACGCTGTGGGCCATGCTCGGCAACGAGGAGCTGTTCGACCGGGCCTATGAGCTGGCGCTCCAGTTCGAGTGGACCCCGGAGGTGAAGGTCCTCATCCGGCAGCACCGCGAGGACGAACGGCGCCACGGCACGTGGATCCGCGACGCGGTGCGCACCCGCCCCTGGGCGGACAGCCGTCTGCCCTTCATGGGCGACCTCGCCGAAATGGGCGCCTGA
- the hutF gene encoding formimidoylglutamate deiminase, with amino-acid sequence MSDITVYQPDFLFTEGRFHEGRALAVGADGRVLAAVPEGARVERLAGRALLPGLVNGHSHAFQRLIRGRTEYVASAGGQDDFWSWREAMYRAAEALTPEEIHVASRQVFLEMVLAGITTVGEFHYLHHQPDGTPYADRNALAHAVIRAATDVGLRICLLRVGYARAGFNVQANPRQRRFIDSDVDTFLSTTEALAHATRGDARVNVGFAPHSVRAVSRDWLTQVARAAPAGMPIHMHVAEQPKEIEACLAEHGRRPVELVSDVGLLGPRFTAVHGVHLTEEEVALLGRAEATVCACPSTERNLGDGIVPADALVKAGARVSFGSDSQTVVDLLDEARQLEQHLRLVRLRRAVLDPGTGTLDGLAARLFDMATVQGARSLGMGTGTLSPGSPADFFTVDVNHPSLVGAGAASLLPGIVFGAAGGAVREVAVAGRLVVRDGRHPLTDESGRAFQQLARRLYP; translated from the coding sequence GTGAGCGACATCACTGTCTACCAACCCGACTTCCTCTTCACGGAAGGGCGTTTCCACGAAGGCCGTGCGCTGGCGGTGGGCGCGGATGGCCGGGTCCTCGCCGCGGTGCCTGAAGGCGCGCGCGTGGAGCGGCTCGCGGGGCGGGCGCTGTTGCCGGGGCTCGTCAACGGCCACTCGCACGCGTTCCAGCGGCTCATCCGCGGGCGCACCGAATACGTGGCGTCCGCTGGCGGGCAGGACGACTTCTGGTCCTGGCGCGAGGCGATGTACCGCGCCGCGGAGGCGCTCACGCCAGAGGAGATCCACGTCGCCTCCCGGCAGGTGTTCCTGGAGATGGTGCTCGCGGGCATCACCACGGTGGGCGAGTTCCACTACCTGCACCACCAGCCGGACGGGACGCCCTACGCGGACCGCAACGCGCTGGCGCACGCGGTCATCCGCGCGGCCACGGACGTGGGGCTGCGCATCTGCCTGCTGCGGGTGGGCTACGCGCGCGCGGGCTTCAACGTGCAAGCGAACCCACGCCAGCGCCGCTTCATCGACTCGGACGTGGACACGTTCCTGTCCACCACGGAGGCGCTGGCCCACGCGACGCGCGGTGACGCGCGGGTGAACGTGGGGTTCGCGCCGCACAGCGTGCGCGCGGTGTCGCGGGACTGGCTGACGCAGGTGGCTCGCGCCGCGCCCGCCGGCATGCCCATCCACATGCACGTGGCGGAGCAGCCGAAGGAGATTGAGGCGTGCCTCGCGGAGCACGGCCGCCGTCCGGTGGAGCTGGTGTCGGACGTGGGCCTGCTGGGGCCGCGCTTCACGGCCGTGCACGGCGTGCACCTGACGGAAGAAGAGGTGGCGCTGCTGGGCCGCGCGGAGGCCACGGTGTGCGCGTGCCCGTCCACGGAGCGCAACCTGGGTGACGGCATCGTGCCGGCGGACGCGCTGGTGAAGGCCGGGGCGCGCGTGAGCTTCGGCTCGGACAGCCAGACGGTGGTGGATCTGCTGGACGAGGCGCGGCAGCTGGAGCAGCACCTGCGGCTGGTGCGGCTGCGCCGCGCGGTGCTGGACCCGGGGACGGGGACCCTGGACGGACTGGCGGCGCGGCTCTTCGACATGGCCACGGTGCAGGGCGCGCGAAGCCTGGGGATGGGCACGGGCACGCTGTCGCCGGGGTCGCCCGCGGACTTCTTCACGGTGGACGTGAATCACCCGTCGCTGGTGGGCGCGGGAGCGGCGTCGCTCCTTCCGGGCATCGTCTTCGGCGCGGCGGGAGGCGCGGTGCGCGAGGTGGCCGTGGCGGGCCGGCTCGTGGTCCGGGACGGCCGCCATCCGCTGACGGACGAGAGCGGCAGGGCGTTCCAGCAGCTCGCCCGGCGCCTCTATCCGTAG
- the argE gene encoding acetylornithine deacetylase — protein sequence MSDTLPALRATLAELVALDTTSSRPNAPLIDYAQARLEAAGFTAERQHYTDDAGVAKVNLVARKGDADRAALALVGHSDCVPYDAAWTDALRLTERDGKLYGRGACDTKGFIACALHTATRKDLPKLDAPLLVILTADEEVGLVGAKKLVSAGLGRARHAIVGEPTRLIPVRANKGYCLAEVEVLGKEGHSAYPELGASAIFRAGRFLHRLETLANTVLREDRDEGFQPPFTTVNVGLIQGGKAKNVLPGSCRFTVEWRPIPGQAAERVPEIMEHIRQELTRDEPAYEARIKVLRMDRGVHTRGDADVVRFLEQVSGNASETVSFGTEAPQLTELGAEAVVFGPGDIRVAHQTGEFVPMEDLVRCEAALTQAVARFCTGG from the coding sequence ATGAGCGACACGCTGCCCGCGCTGCGGGCCACCCTGGCGGAACTGGTGGCACTGGACACCACGTCCTCGCGCCCCAACGCGCCCCTCATCGACTACGCCCAGGCGCGCCTGGAGGCCGCGGGCTTCACCGCCGAGCGCCAGCACTACACCGACGACGCGGGCGTGGCGAAGGTGAACCTCGTCGCGCGCAAGGGTGACGCGGACCGCGCCGCGCTGGCCCTGGTGGGCCACTCCGACTGCGTGCCCTATGACGCCGCCTGGACGGACGCGCTGCGCCTCACCGAACGCGACGGCAAGCTGTACGGCCGCGGCGCCTGTGACACCAAGGGCTTCATCGCCTGCGCGCTGCACACCGCTACGCGCAAGGACCTGCCGAAGCTGGACGCGCCCCTGCTCGTCATCCTCACCGCGGATGAAGAGGTCGGCCTCGTGGGCGCGAAGAAGCTGGTGTCCGCCGGCCTGGGCCGCGCGAGGCACGCCATCGTCGGCGAGCCCACGCGCCTCATCCCCGTGCGCGCCAACAAGGGCTACTGCCTGGCGGAGGTGGAGGTGCTGGGCAAGGAAGGGCACAGCGCGTACCCGGAGCTGGGCGCGTCCGCCATCTTCCGCGCCGGCCGCTTCCTGCACCGGCTGGAGACGCTGGCGAACACCGTCCTGCGCGAGGACCGCGACGAGGGCTTCCAGCCGCCCTTCACCACCGTGAACGTGGGCCTCATCCAGGGCGGCAAGGCGAAGAACGTCCTGCCCGGCTCCTGCCGCTTCACCGTGGAGTGGCGCCCCATCCCCGGCCAGGCCGCGGAGCGGGTCCCGGAGATAATGGAGCACATCCGCCAGGAGCTCACGCGCGACGAGCCCGCCTACGAGGCGCGCATCAAGGTCCTGCGCATGGACCGCGGCGTCCACACGCGCGGCGACGCGGACGTGGTGCGCTTCCTGGAGCAGGTCAGCGGCAACGCGTCTGAAACGGTGTCCTTCGGCACGGAGGCCCCGCAGCTCACGGAGCTGGGCGCGGAGGCCGTGGTGTTCGGCCCCGGCGACATCCGCGTCGCGCACCAGACGGGCGAGTTCGTCCCCATGGAGGACCTGGTGCGCTGCGAGGCCGCGCTCACGCAGGCCGTCGCGCGCTTCTGCACGGGAGGCTGA
- a CDS encoding DUF2652 domain-containing protein translates to MAIEKALLLIADIGGYTRFMRQHRFGLAHAQDTVAQLLEAVIDASGRFKLAKLEGDAAFFYAVGEDTSPVAKQVAAIRRAFLERREELVIDRMCKCDGCTQVGNLTLKFVAHAGEVAFQKVKHLTELAGVDVILLHRMLKNDVPVSEYVLMTDAVHQRLEPELRQLSQGLEHDFEGMGRTPTHYIELSSLVSSMPAPRPNLLRKLWNKLTMELRSLKYVLGFKEACQGFRNVEVIEDAAPGKP, encoded by the coding sequence ATGGCGATTGAGAAGGCGCTGCTGCTCATCGCGGACATCGGCGGCTACACCCGCTTCATGCGGCAGCACCGCTTCGGTCTCGCGCACGCGCAGGACACGGTGGCCCAGCTGCTGGAAGCCGTCATCGACGCGTCCGGGCGGTTCAAGCTGGCGAAGCTGGAAGGCGACGCGGCCTTCTTCTACGCCGTGGGCGAGGACACCTCGCCGGTCGCGAAGCAGGTGGCGGCCATCCGCCGGGCCTTCCTGGAGCGCCGGGAAGAGCTTGTCATCGACCGCATGTGCAAGTGCGACGGGTGCACGCAGGTGGGCAACCTGACGCTCAAGTTCGTGGCCCACGCCGGGGAGGTCGCCTTCCAGAAGGTGAAGCACCTCACGGAGCTGGCGGGGGTGGACGTCATCCTCCTGCACCGGATGCTGAAGAACGACGTGCCCGTGTCCGAGTACGTCCTGATGACGGACGCGGTGCACCAGCGCCTGGAGCCGGAGCTGCGCCAGCTCAGCCAGGGGCTGGAGCACGACTTCGAGGGCATGGGCCGCACGCCGACGCACTACATCGAGCTGAGCTCGCTGGTGTCGAGCATGCCCGCGCCGCGCCCCAACCTGCTGCGCAAGCTGTGGAACAAGCTGACGATGGAGCTGCGCTCGCTGAAGTACGTGCTCGGCTTCAAGGAGGCGTGCCAGGGCTTCCGCAACGTGGAGGTCATCGAAGATGCCGCACCCGGGAAGCCCTGA
- the mfd gene encoding transcription-repair coupling factor, which yields MDTSLPPKTDGTSWPGGAPPPSGDAFARLLASLRAGHRARTQGVKGAARGHLLARLHRELRAPLVCVAVDEEAADALAHDLAFFLGGTGSLLEPRVLRLPADEVLPYDELSPEAGPITERLGALFHLARGTPFPALVLSLRALHRRVLPLGVMEGLAQRVEVGQDFDRDSLARKLALMGYQNSPLVEDKGTFSVRGGLLDVFSPLYERPVRLEFFGDTIESIRVFDPESQRTVDALKTVDLVPARELLLTDDTRPRAEAAARAVADRINLPTIKLRERLDALREGLPGFGLEGLLPGFFEGGLASVFDYLRAWAPEPVVYLDDPVGLDRALEELSAELAKGVAEADARQDLTYPPEHHFLTREGVAEGLKALRVVEGGGLSLTQSEVPVAFTFGTTQDLREAILAHHGEEGALTPLVERLQRWRDTGVACAVACGTLSQADRLKRLLLDRSVMVKVHTEPLQDPAKLYEPAVWAHLFTGEVSHGFIDPEGRLAVLADEEIFGVRSRRRVKRSKKLDAFAAGFKDLKEGDLIVHTDFGIGRYAGLTKMEVQGVPGDFLVLEYAGRDKIYLPVGRMRLIQKFTGGDPEKVQLDKLGTTSWEKTKKRVKEQLLKMAAELLQMAAARKAHPGYAFAPPDRYFAQFEADFEFDETPDQAKAIEDVLADMQKAQPMDRLVCGDVGYGKTEVAMRAAFKATLDRKQVAVLVPTTVLAQQHFHSFKKRFKDYPVTVEVISGIRKPPEIRDILRRAKEGKVDIVIGTHKLLAGEVAFKDLGLLVVDEEQRFGVKQKEALKRLRTQVDVLTLTATPIPRTLHMSMSGVRDMSIIATPPQDRRAIRTFVMKYDEAVIKEAVDREIARGGQVFFVHNRVESLPSMEQELKKLLPNVSIGVAHGQMGEGQLEKVMLQFTEHKFQVLLCTSIIESGIDISSANTMIVNRADQFGLAQLYQLRGRVGRSKERAYAYLLVPTRRPVTKDAQRRLEVLQNFTELGAGFSIASHDLEIRGAGNLLGEKQSGAIAEIGFDLYAQLMEEAVAELQGQPPKVHVEPDINLPMPALIPDDYVADVHQRLVFYKRFSQASHPDEVTDLRAELVDRYGEAPDEVDALSEVTLLKIDMRELRLRALEGGPARLSLALGGDALLDGAKVAALVQRSKGFYRLTPDMKLIARVPPEVKGHALLAEAHKLLRDVGTCALPRH from the coding sequence ATGGATACCTCTCTCCCCCCGAAGACCGACGGCACGTCCTGGCCCGGCGGCGCTCCCCCTCCCTCCGGTGATGCCTTCGCCCGGCTCCTCGCCTCCCTGCGCGCAGGGCACCGCGCGCGGACGCAGGGGGTGAAGGGCGCGGCGCGTGGCCACCTGCTTGCCCGCCTGCACCGCGAGCTGCGCGCGCCCCTGGTGTGCGTGGCCGTGGATGAAGAAGCGGCGGACGCGCTCGCGCACGACCTGGCCTTCTTCCTGGGAGGCACCGGCAGCCTGCTGGAGCCTCGCGTGCTGCGGCTGCCCGCGGACGAGGTGCTCCCGTACGACGAGCTGTCGCCGGAGGCAGGCCCCATCACGGAGCGACTGGGCGCGCTGTTCCACCTGGCGCGCGGCACGCCCTTCCCCGCGCTGGTGCTGTCCCTGCGCGCGCTGCACCGCCGCGTGCTGCCCCTGGGAGTGATGGAGGGGCTGGCCCAGCGCGTGGAGGTAGGCCAGGACTTCGACCGCGACTCGCTGGCGCGGAAGCTGGCGCTGATGGGCTACCAGAACAGCCCATTGGTGGAGGACAAGGGCACCTTCAGCGTGCGCGGCGGCCTGCTGGACGTCTTCAGCCCGCTGTACGAGCGGCCGGTGCGCCTGGAGTTCTTCGGGGACACCATCGAGTCCATCCGCGTCTTCGACCCGGAGTCGCAGCGCACGGTGGACGCGCTCAAGACGGTGGACCTGGTGCCCGCGCGCGAGCTGCTGCTCACCGACGACACCCGCCCGCGCGCCGAGGCCGCCGCCCGCGCGGTGGCGGACCGCATCAACCTGCCCACCATCAAGCTGCGCGAGCGGCTGGACGCGCTCCGCGAAGGGCTGCCCGGCTTTGGCCTGGAGGGCCTGCTGCCCGGCTTCTTCGAGGGCGGGCTGGCGTCGGTGTTCGACTACCTGCGCGCGTGGGCTCCGGAGCCCGTCGTCTACCTGGACGACCCGGTGGGCCTGGACCGCGCGCTGGAGGAACTGTCCGCGGAGCTGGCGAAGGGCGTGGCGGAGGCGGACGCGCGCCAGGACCTCACCTATCCGCCGGAGCACCACTTCCTCACGCGCGAGGGTGTGGCGGAGGGGCTCAAGGCCCTGCGCGTGGTGGAGGGCGGAGGCCTGTCGCTCACGCAGTCCGAAGTGCCCGTGGCCTTCACCTTCGGCACGACGCAGGACCTGCGCGAGGCCATCCTCGCGCACCACGGTGAGGAGGGCGCGCTCACCCCGCTGGTGGAGCGGCTGCAGCGCTGGCGCGACACCGGCGTGGCCTGCGCGGTGGCGTGCGGCACGCTCAGCCAGGCGGACCGGCTGAAGCGGCTGCTGCTGGACCGCTCCGTGATGGTGAAGGTGCACACGGAGCCCCTGCAGGACCCGGCGAAGCTCTACGAGCCGGCGGTGTGGGCGCACCTGTTCACCGGCGAGGTGAGCCACGGCTTCATCGACCCGGAAGGCCGGCTGGCGGTGCTGGCGGACGAGGAGATCTTCGGCGTCCGCTCCCGCCGCCGCGTCAAGCGCAGCAAGAAGCTGGATGCGTTCGCCGCGGGCTTCAAGGACCTGAAGGAAGGCGACCTCATCGTCCACACCGACTTCGGCATCGGGCGCTACGCGGGCCTGACGAAGATGGAGGTGCAGGGCGTGCCGGGGGACTTCCTCGTCCTGGAGTACGCGGGGCGGGACAAGATCTATCTGCCGGTGGGCCGCATGCGGCTCATCCAGAAGTTCACCGGCGGCGACCCGGAGAAGGTCCAGCTGGACAAGCTGGGCACGACGAGCTGGGAGAAGACGAAGAAGCGCGTCAAGGAGCAGCTGCTCAAGATGGCGGCGGAGCTCCTGCAGATGGCCGCCGCGCGCAAGGCGCACCCGGGCTATGCGTTCGCGCCGCCGGACCGCTACTTCGCCCAATTCGAGGCGGACTTCGAGTTCGACGAGACGCCGGACCAGGCGAAGGCCATCGAGGACGTGCTCGCGGACATGCAGAAGGCGCAGCCGATGGACCGGCTCGTCTGCGGCGACGTGGGCTACGGCAAGACGGAGGTGGCGATGCGCGCCGCCTTCAAGGCCACGTTGGACCGCAAGCAGGTGGCGGTGCTGGTGCCCACCACGGTGCTGGCGCAGCAGCACTTCCACTCCTTCAAGAAGCGCTTCAAGGACTACCCCGTCACGGTGGAAGTGATCTCCGGCATCCGCAAGCCGCCGGAGATCCGCGACATCCTCCGCCGCGCCAAGGAGGGCAAGGTCGACATCGTCATCGGCACGCACAAGCTTTTGGCGGGCGAGGTGGCCTTCAAGGACCTGGGGCTCCTGGTGGTGGACGAGGAGCAGCGCTTCGGCGTGAAGCAGAAGGAGGCGCTCAAGCGGCTGCGCACGCAGGTGGACGTGCTGACGCTGACGGCGACGCCCATCCCCCGCACGCTGCACATGAGCATGTCCGGCGTGCGCGACATGAGCATCATCGCCACGCCGCCGCAGGACCGCCGGGCCATCCGCACCTTCGTGATGAAGTACGACGAGGCCGTCATCAAGGAGGCCGTGGACCGAGAAATCGCTCGCGGTGGTCAGGTCTTCTTCGTGCACAACCGCGTGGAGTCCCTGCCGTCCATGGAGCAGGAGCTGAAGAAGCTCCTGCCGAACGTCTCCATCGGCGTGGCGCACGGCCAGATGGGCGAGGGGCAGCTGGAGAAGGTGATGCTCCAGTTCACGGAGCACAAGTTCCAGGTGCTCCTGTGCACCAGCATCATCGAGAGCGGCATCGACATCTCCAGCGCCAACACGATGATCGTCAACCGCGCGGACCAGTTCGGTCTGGCGCAGCTCTACCAGCTGCGCGGACGCGTGGGACGCAGCAAGGAGCGCGCGTACGCGTACCTGCTGGTGCCCACCCGCCGTCCGGTGACGAAGGACGCGCAGCGGCGCCTGGAGGTGCTCCAGAACTTCACGGAGCTGGGCGCGGGCTTCTCCATCGCCAGCCACGACCTGGAGATCCGCGGCGCGGGCAACCTGCTGGGCGAGAAGCAGTCCGGCGCCATCGCGGAGATTGGCTTCGACCTGTACGCGCAGCTGATGGAGGAGGCCGTCGCGGAGCTCCAGGGCCAGCCGCCCAAGGTGCACGTGGAGCCGGACATCAACCTGCCCATGCCGGCGCTCATCCCCGACGACTACGTGGCGGACGTGCACCAGCGGCTGGTGTTCTACAAGCGCTTCAGCCAGGCCAGCCACCCGGACGAGGTGACGGACCTGCGCGCGGAGCTGGTGGACCGCTACGGCGAGGCGCCCGACGAGGTGGACGCCCTCTCCGAGGTGACGCTGCTCAAGATCGACATGCGCGAGCTGCGGCTGCGCGCGCTGGAGGGAGGCCCGGCCCGGCTGTCGCTGGCGCTGGGCGGCGACGCGCTCCTGGACGGCGCGAAGGTGGCGGCGCTGGTGCAGCGCTCCAAGGGCTTCTACCGGCTGACGCCGGACATGAAGCTCATCGCCCGCGTGCCCCCGGAGGTGAAGGGGCATGCCCTGCTGGCGGAGGCGCACAAGCTGCTGCGCGACGTGGGCACCTGCGCGCTGCCCCGGCACTGA
- a CDS encoding pilus assembly FimT family protein — MKQTRGMTLLEVLTALAVVSVFIALAVGGMQSRIGGQRESMATRELWSGALRARQLAISTNQPVRIVVENNVELPDGTRRTVARWEQLKCGSDLANPDEWSMDECPSTSCVDKTCRTTPDCCSSTGQDIVIPDSMSATDINNLCFLPGSGRPVLNKMDCMQGQLGQAALVAAAAPKDHQIQFRFTSGRPKSVLMVEPLTGLSSVMDCDSVAATTTDVTRKDSRLANACTAP; from the coding sequence ATGAAGCAGACGCGTGGCATGACGTTGTTGGAGGTGCTGACCGCGCTGGCGGTGGTGTCCGTCTTCATCGCCCTGGCGGTGGGAGGGATGCAGAGCCGCATTGGCGGACAGCGCGAGAGCATGGCCACGCGCGAGCTGTGGTCGGGCGCGCTGCGAGCGCGCCAGCTGGCGATCAGCACCAACCAGCCCGTGCGCATCGTGGTGGAGAACAACGTCGAGCTGCCGGATGGCACGCGGCGCACCGTGGCCCGCTGGGAACAGCTGAAGTGCGGCAGTGACCTGGCCAACCCGGACGAGTGGTCCATGGATGAGTGTCCCAGCACGTCCTGCGTGGACAAGACCTGCCGCACCACGCCCGACTGCTGCAGCTCCACGGGGCAGGACATCGTCATCCCGGACAGCATGAGCGCGACGGACATCAACAACCTGTGCTTCCTGCCGGGCTCCGGCCGGCCGGTGTTGAACAAGATGGACTGCATGCAGGGGCAGCTGGGCCAGGCCGCGCTCGTCGCCGCCGCGGCGCCGAAGGACCACCAGATCCAGTTCCGGTTCACCTCCGGCCGCCCCAAGAGCGTGCTGATGGTGGAGCCGCTGACGGGCCTGTCCAGCGTGATGGATTGCGACTCGGTGGCCGCCACCACCACGGACGTCACCCGGAAGGACTCCCGGCTGGCGAACGCCTGCACCGCGCCCTGA